Proteins from one Methanococcus maripaludis C5 genomic window:
- a CDS encoding MBL fold metallo-hydrolase: MLEIIFLGGGGGRWESITQVKGTGGFRIHSEDMNMHIDSGAGALVRMNQLGINPWKTDAIISTHCHPDHYTDAENLIEAMTKGMTKKQGILIGNNSVLNGSSRFEKGISTYHQSRVGERHVLKPYDELNVKTWKLTATKTKHNDPETIGCKIETDDGLIGYTSDSEYIDSLIEDFDCIDFLIANVIRVKCQKVPGHMCSNDIIEVVNSMNKKPKMLTMYHMGMKMTDPDSEAKYISEKIDIPVIPAKIGLKITMENKSCKYDYIKY, translated from the coding sequence TTGTTAGAGATAATATTTCTTGGGGGCGGGGGGGGCCGATGGGAGAGCATAACTCAAGTAAAAGGTACTGGCGGTTTTAGAATTCATTCTGAAGATATGAATATGCATATTGATTCTGGAGCAGGTGCATTAGTTAGGATGAATCAACTAGGGATAAATCCTTGGAAAACAGATGCAATAATTTCTACACACTGTCATCCGGACCACTATACTGATGCCGAAAACCTCATCGAAGCAATGACTAAAGGAATGACCAAAAAGCAAGGAATTTTGATTGGTAACAACTCGGTTTTAAATGGAAGTAGCAGGTTTGAAAAAGGAATTTCAACCTACCACCAATCTAGGGTTGGTGAAAGGCATGTTTTAAAGCCTTATGATGAATTAAATGTAAAAACTTGGAAATTGACTGCGACAAAAACAAAACACAACGATCCTGAAACAATTGGCTGTAAAATAGAAACAGATGATGGGTTAATCGGTTATACTTCGGATTCAGAATATATCGATTCATTAATTGAAGATTTTGATTGTATAGATTTTTTAATCGCAAACGTAATTCGCGTTAAATGTCAAAAAGTACCTGGCCACATGTGTTCAAATGATATAATCGAAGTAGTAAATTCGATGAATAAAAAGCCAAAAATGCTCACAATGTATCACATGGGAATGAAAATGACCGATCCAGATTCAGAAGCGAAATATATTTCAGAAAAAATTGATATTCCCGTAATTCCTGCTAAAATTGGTTTAAAAATAACAATGGAAAATAAATCTTGTAAATATGATTACATTAAGTATTAA
- a CDS encoding PIN domain-containing protein, whose amino-acid sequence MYRVIPDTNFLIYAFKQGINFEYELNSAIDRGYKIFIMDCVLKELEKLKLEFKGKEKLSVNLALKYAKNFEIIEYSNGKYADEMIINYSKENKDVIICTNDKKLKKDLIDTGTPVILVKQHNHFELQGYLK is encoded by the coding sequence ATGTACCGAGTAATTCCAGACACCAACTTTTTAATTTATGCATTTAAACAGGGCATAAATTTCGAATACGAATTAAATAGCGCTATTGATAGAGGCTACAAAATATTCATTATGGATTGTGTTTTAAAAGAACTTGAAAAATTAAAATTAGAATTTAAAGGAAAAGAAAAGCTTTCTGTAAATTTAGCACTAAAATATGCCAAAAATTTTGAAATTATCGAATATTCAAACGGAAAATATGCAGATGAAATGATTATAAATTATTCTAAGGAAAATAAGGATGTAATAATCTGTACTAACGATAAAAAACTAAAAAAAGATTTAATCGATACTGGAACCCCAGTAATTCTTGTAAAACAGCATAACCACTTTGAACTTCAGGGTTACTTAAAATAA